The following proteins are co-located in the Desulfatibacillum aliphaticivorans DSM 15576 genome:
- the rfbB gene encoding dTDP-glucose 4,6-dehydratase: MNRKKILLTGGAGFIGSNFILQALREDPHCGICNLDALTYAGSPRNFLGLPRDQASRHKLVHGNICDAALLERLFHEDDFDAVVHFAAESHVDRSIKDALCFASTNVMGTCTLLEAARQNWESRGRPRDFLFIHVSTDEVFGSLGPEGSFSQASPYDPSSPYSASKAASDHFVRAYHRTYGLPCVVSNCSNNYGPYQFPEKLIPLMLMQILDQKPLPVYGDGQNVRDWLFVEDHCRALMHILEKGAAGETYIIGGGEEKTNLEVVHLLCELADRKLNRPASEDSKRLISMVKDRPGHDRRYAMDFSETTARLGWKPAHTFRQGLEATVDWYLSNRTWVEQVRSGEYRNWVESHYK; encoded by the coding sequence ATGAACCGAAAAAAGATATTGCTTACCGGAGGCGCCGGATTCATCGGCTCCAACTTTATTTTACAGGCTCTCCGGGAAGATCCCCATTGTGGAATCTGCAACCTGGACGCCCTCACCTATGCGGGCTCCCCCCGGAACTTCCTGGGGCTGCCCCGGGATCAGGCCTCCAGGCACAAGCTGGTGCACGGAAATATTTGCGACGCCGCCCTTTTGGAAAGGTTGTTTCATGAGGACGATTTCGACGCCGTCGTCCATTTTGCGGCGGAATCCCATGTGGACCGATCCATCAAGGACGCGCTTTGCTTCGCCTCCACCAACGTTATGGGAACCTGCACCTTGCTGGAAGCGGCCAGACAAAACTGGGAAAGCCGCGGCCGCCCCCGTGATTTTCTGTTCATCCACGTTTCCACGGACGAGGTGTTCGGGTCCCTGGGGCCTGAAGGCTCTTTTTCTCAAGCCTCGCCCTACGACCCGTCCAGCCCCTACTCCGCATCCAAGGCGGCCTCGGACCACTTTGTAAGGGCGTACCACAGAACATACGGTCTGCCGTGCGTCGTCAGCAATTGCTCCAACAACTACGGTCCTTATCAATTTCCTGAAAAGTTGATTCCCTTAATGTTGATGCAAATTTTAGACCAGAAGCCCCTGCCTGTGTACGGGGACGGCCAAAACGTTCGGGATTGGCTTTTTGTGGAGGACCATTGCCGGGCCCTGATGCATATTTTGGAAAAAGGCGCCGCCGGGGAAACCTATATAATAGGAGGGGGGGAGGAGAAGACCAACCTGGAAGTGGTGCACCTCTTATGCGAACTGGCGGACCGGAAATTGAACAGGCCCGCATCGGAAGACAGCAAAAGGCTCATTTCCATGGTCAAGGACAGGCCGGGACATGACAGGCGCTACGCCATGGATTTTTCCGAGACCACGGCCAGGCTGGGCTGGAAGCCCGCCCACACCTTCAGGCAGGGCCTGGAGGCCACGGTGGATTGGTACTTGTCCAACCGGACATGGGTGGAGCAGGTTCGCTCCGGGGAATACCGGAATTGGGTGGAGTCCCACTATAAATAA
- a CDS encoding helix-turn-helix transcriptional regulator, with amino-acid sequence MAKNCLKEIRESALLSKAELARKAGISPITVDRIEKGYPCRMETQRKILEALGYQPKDKLRVFGE; translated from the coding sequence ATGGCTAAAAATTGTCTAAAGGAAATTCGTGAATCAGCGCTCTTAAGCAAGGCTGAACTTGCGAGAAAGGCGGGGATTTCGCCCATCACGGTTGACCGGATTGAAAAAGGCTACCCGTGTCGGATGGAAACCCAGAGGAAAATCCTTGAGGCCTTGGGTTATCAACCAAAGGACAAACTAAGGGTTTTTGGTGAGTAA
- the pilM gene encoding type IV pilus biogenesis protein PilM → MALFKKQEGLVGLDIGSAAIKIAEIEERKQSRVLAKFGLMELSEGAIEDGVIKDHEKVAETIKDLCRAFNIKQLNAAISIAGYSVIIKNITVKTMTEEEMQESISVEAEQYLPFDIQDVYLDFHIVGNSSERDGHMDVVLVAAKKDLVDEYVSVVEMAGLHPVVMDVDAFAVQNIYELLSDVDDEIVALVDVGASKTSVNIIKNRNSVLIRDVAMGGAQITQEIMKRGGCSYDEAEQWKADPEHAKMDKEELNDIIALATARWCEEIRPAFDFFYSMNDERLSKIVMSGGSSGIIGFKETLAAETGIDVFLLDPFAAMDVSDEQFDPGYLKRIGPQATIALGLALRRAGDK, encoded by the coding sequence ATGGCACTTTTTAAAAAGCAAGAAGGCCTGGTTGGCCTGGACATCGGCTCGGCGGCTATTAAAATTGCGGAGATAGAAGAGCGCAAGCAAAGCCGGGTATTGGCCAAGTTCGGGTTGATGGAATTGTCGGAAGGCGCAATTGAGGACGGGGTGATCAAGGACCACGAGAAGGTGGCCGAGACCATCAAGGACCTGTGCCGCGCCTTTAACATTAAGCAGCTTAACGCCGCCATTTCCATAGCCGGGTACTCGGTCATCATCAAGAACATCACCGTCAAGACCATGACGGAGGAGGAAATGCAGGAGAGCATCTCGGTGGAAGCCGAGCAATACCTGCCTTTCGACATCCAGGACGTGTATCTGGACTTCCACATTGTGGGAAATAGTTCGGAGAGGGACGGCCATATGGATGTGGTTCTTGTGGCGGCCAAAAAGGACCTGGTTGACGAATACGTCAGCGTGGTGGAGATGGCGGGGCTGCATCCGGTGGTCATGGATGTGGACGCCTTTGCCGTGCAGAACATCTACGAGCTGCTTTCGGACGTGGACGACGAGATCGTCGCGCTGGTGGATGTGGGGGCCTCCAAGACCTCGGTCAACATTATTAAAAACCGGAACTCGGTGCTTATCCGGGACGTGGCCATGGGCGGCGCTCAGATCACTCAGGAGATCATGAAGCGCGGCGGCTGCTCTTACGACGAAGCCGAGCAATGGAAGGCCGATCCCGAACACGCTAAGATGGACAAGGAGGAATTGAACGACATCATCGCGTTGGCTACGGCCAGGTGGTGCGAGGAAATTCGTCCTGCCTTTGATTTTTTCTATTCCATGAATGACGAGCGTTTGAGCAAAATCGTCATGAGCGGCGGAAGCAGCGGAATCATAGGATTCAAAGAGACGCTGGCGGCGGAGACCGGGATAGACGTCTTTTTGCTGGATCCCTTCGCCGCCATGGATGTGAGCGACGAACAGTTTGATCCAGGCTATTTAAAGCGCATCGGACCCCAGGCCACCATCGCCCTGGGTCTTGCGTTAAGGAGAGCGGGTGACAAATGA
- a CDS encoding PilN domain-containing protein, with protein sequence MIRVNLLPFRAARKSENVKRQVVVFLAAIVLFIFGCAFYAVFLMGQVADLESELAQAEADLVKYKKQAAEVDAILAEIAMLEKREATIEGLRRSRFDAVKLLDHLTQLISPPSSGVLAAKDQRVWLVALKSKTAERKQDLDIEGVAVDTKDVAAFMDRLENFTEAPSGPSLAMAGDGAQPEIPYFSDVTLRKLSASDDSALLNFKQFNIHCQRIMPGAEDEDTAKKAPNKKK encoded by the coding sequence ATGATCAGAGTCAACCTTCTGCCCTTTCGGGCCGCCCGGAAAAGTGAGAACGTCAAAAGACAGGTCGTAGTCTTTTTGGCAGCCATTGTTTTGTTTATTTTCGGCTGCGCATTCTATGCCGTGTTTCTCATGGGCCAGGTGGCTGATTTGGAATCCGAGTTGGCCCAGGCCGAGGCGGACCTTGTCAAGTATAAGAAGCAGGCCGCCGAAGTGGACGCCATATTGGCTGAGATCGCCATGCTGGAAAAACGGGAAGCCACCATCGAAGGGCTCCGGCGTTCGCGTTTTGACGCGGTCAAGCTCCTGGACCATTTGACCCAGTTGATCTCTCCGCCGTCTTCCGGCGTTTTGGCGGCCAAGGACCAGAGGGTCTGGCTGGTTGCTCTTAAATCCAAGACTGCGGAAAGAAAGCAGGATTTGGACATAGAAGGCGTGGCGGTGGACACTAAAGACGTGGCGGCCTTCATGGACAGGCTTGAAAACTTTACGGAAGCTCCTTCGGGGCCGTCCCTGGCAATGGCCGGCGACGGAGCTCAGCCCGAAATTCCCTATTTTTCCGATGTGACTTTAAGGAAGCTGTCGGCGTCGGATGACTCTGCTTTGTTGAATTTCAAGCAGTTTAACATCCATTGTCAGCGAATCATGCCGGGGGCCGAGGATGAAGATACGGCGAAGAAGGCTCCTAATAAAAAGAAGTAA
- a CDS encoding type 4a pilus biogenesis protein PilO — protein MAKSKDAPSQLTVFVDKIGQLSRPQRILIFVAAFLAIGALFTFLLFKPYWTQKSELTTKLENKLNEVRVSQAKAAKLPKVREQRKKAEERLAKSAESLPKKKEVPELLDRMSLSGKEAGLEWTLFQPRSEVEYPEDSYVEMPVEMIVEGDYHGIASFFDKVAHLPRIVNINKYDIVPNNEQNGGWRRLVCTCQAVTYRFLEPEATDANKKKTNKK, from the coding sequence ATGGCTAAATCCAAGGATGCTCCATCACAACTGACGGTATTTGTCGACAAGATCGGCCAATTAAGCAGACCGCAGCGCATTCTGATATTCGTCGCTGCGTTTTTGGCGATTGGCGCACTTTTCACCTTCCTTTTATTTAAACCCTACTGGACCCAAAAAAGCGAGCTTACCACCAAACTTGAAAACAAGCTGAATGAAGTGCGCGTTTCCCAGGCCAAAGCCGCCAAGCTGCCCAAGGTCAGGGAGCAACGCAAGAAGGCGGAGGAGAGGCTCGCCAAATCCGCCGAGTCCCTGCCCAAGAAAAAGGAAGTGCCGGAGCTTTTGGACAGGATGTCTCTTTCCGGAAAGGAAGCCGGGCTGGAGTGGACGCTTTTTCAGCCCAGATCTGAAGTGGAATATCCTGAAGATTCATATGTGGAAATGCCCGTGGAAATGATTGTGGAAGGCGATTACCACGGCATTGCCTCCTTTTTTGATAAAGTGGCCCATCTGCCCCGCATCGTTAATATCAACAAATACGATATTGTACCCAATAATGAGCAGAACGGCGGATGGCGCCGTCTGGTGTGTACTTGCCAGGCAGTGACTTACAGGTTCCTGGAGCCCGAGGCGACAGATGCGAACAAAAAGAAAACAAACAAAAAATAG
- a CDS encoding pilus assembly protein PilP has translation MAPGAAAIAAGAILLLTPVHAATPEFTPGPASVSMKVEARPDLASQPLANAVSVNAVEEQSGVSMKVSKPPVQAAPSGVSMKVARPSDTLPQAQPEQGGVSMKVSPRPPAAQKPAPAEQPQEAPVKPEEPVAAAPEQPVTPPPVAQKEKTPPAEQPIAMPEIKIGAEDVGAEPESEEEGVEVATALENYRYVRGAKLNPFRPLTDKPDVEPEPAIVDTPVEGPQTVTAKPKIKNPRPIPTPIEKYPLNSLDLVAIMRMKREALALVQIPDGAKGFIIRKGTYIGNEGGTVSEIDLQNNKVVVDVEEEDMFGNIIINKRQLSLQKTAGDF, from the coding sequence ATGGCGCCCGGAGCAGCGGCTATTGCTGCAGGGGCGATCCTGCTTCTGACCCCGGTCCATGCTGCAACGCCGGAATTTACGCCCGGCCCCGCCTCCGTATCCATGAAGGTGGAGGCGCGTCCGGACTTGGCCTCCCAGCCTCTTGCCAACGCCGTTTCGGTCAACGCAGTGGAGGAGCAATCCGGCGTGAGCATGAAGGTCTCGAAACCGCCGGTCCAAGCGGCTCCTTCAGGCGTGAGCATGAAGGTGGCCAGGCCGTCTGATACGCTTCCGCAGGCCCAGCCTGAGCAAGGCGGCGTGAGCATGAAGGTGTCTCCCAGGCCGCCGGCAGCTCAAAAGCCCGCTCCTGCGGAGCAGCCCCAGGAAGCCCCGGTGAAGCCGGAAGAGCCTGTTGCAGCGGCCCCGGAACAGCCTGTAACGCCTCCGCCTGTTGCGCAAAAGGAAAAAACGCCGCCAGCGGAACAGCCTATCGCCATGCCCGAAATCAAGATCGGCGCAGAAGACGTCGGGGCGGAACCGGAATCCGAAGAGGAGGGTGTTGAAGTGGCTACTGCATTAGAAAACTACAGATATGTAAGGGGCGCCAAGCTCAATCCCTTCAGGCCCTTGACTGACAAGCCTGACGTGGAACCGGAGCCCGCCATCGTGGACACGCCGGTTGAAGGCCCCCAGACTGTGACTGCAAAGCCTAAGATCAAAAATCCTCGACCCATTCCAACGCCTATTGAGAAATACCCTCTTAACTCCCTGGATCTGGTGGCCATCATGCGGATGAAGCGCGAAGCATTGGCCTTGGTGCAGATCCCTGACGGAGCTAAGGGGTTTATAATCAGAAAGGGCACCTACATCGGCAACGAAGGCGGTACGGTGTCCGAAATCGACCTCCAGAACAATAAAGTGGTGGTTGACGTGGAAGAAGAAGACATGTTCGGCAACATTATTATTAATAAGCGGCAGCTAAGCCTACAGAAAACAGCCGGGGACTTTTAA
- a CDS encoding type IV pilus secretin PilQ, whose product MGRRRFKQLVVGALVAALLIPGVYGCSVKQDQVKPQEPEVAAPVEETAAVPEAQREITGISVGGDENVASVLIRGNANLMYTAVKSPFNNGVVLYFPETALAANLPATLQPASPLVKNVMATQADGQMISARVEISLSRELPYEIKKEDGALYVLLGREEPVEEDVLPASEPAAVQTAEASEGAAASQTMEETFRGTGAEDSPEAAAEFKEVVSAPVPAPTGPVWLTGVNFLQEPAGRSSIKIEVSQPIQYKVTRPAEKRLVVELPGVQVPKEQQRPLITTRFESAADRIVPYARGPKDTAVSVELRQMVAYHVEQTDQGILLHLEASDIPPRPLAQAALPRWESIMRQEEPLPGPGEAAAMAGDDMMGGDLADYEGFEEGAGPKQSLDFMDAISQELRTGSAKTEIVYTGEKIALDFYKTDIKNVFRILKEVSGLNFAIDRDVEGEVTLTLEKPVPWDQVLHLVLKMNQLGMQKIKDVIRIAPQSVLDEEAAAERAREQANIDRIKTLTETKNQQMQNELQQQALEPMVTEFIPVNYTDASDLIKHVEAVKSPDRGSVDVDIRTNTIIMIDIKDRIKRARDIVSRLDRVTAQVQIEARVVEAQTTFSRSIGLAWNGESGIQPGDSREGVGPQRGYDVLGGTYGYNWSVNYPTETDDYGNNTFGFNFSRLLGLTPLSLNATLNAAESRGEIKIVSSPKIRTLDNKPATIKQGIDYPIKQFDGDGNTVIVYKAVDLQLEVTPHVTQDRRVSMKMTVEKNDVGAVISEEQSFNTKEVDTELLVNDGDTVVIGGIIKTTFRDDVDGWPGLIDVPVLGWLFKDSTKSEEREELLVFITPTIVELEEIQ is encoded by the coding sequence ATGGGACGTAGAAGGTTTAAACAACTCGTTGTGGGAGCACTGGTTGCTGCACTATTAATTCCGGGCGTTTACGGATGTTCGGTGAAGCAGGACCAGGTAAAGCCTCAGGAGCCTGAGGTTGCGGCTCCGGTGGAGGAGACTGCGGCGGTTCCCGAGGCTCAAAGGGAAATTACGGGAATCTCCGTGGGAGGCGATGAAAATGTGGCCTCCGTCCTAATCCGGGGAAATGCCAACTTGATGTACACGGCGGTTAAGTCGCCCTTTAATAATGGGGTGGTCTTATACTTTCCCGAAACCGCCTTGGCTGCAAATCTTCCCGCCACTCTCCAGCCTGCTTCTCCTCTGGTGAAGAATGTCATGGCTACCCAGGCGGACGGCCAGATGATTTCCGCCAGGGTGGAAATCAGCCTGTCCAGGGAGCTGCCGTACGAAATCAAGAAGGAAGACGGCGCATTGTACGTGCTTTTGGGCAGGGAGGAGCCTGTGGAAGAAGACGTCCTCCCAGCCTCTGAGCCGGCGGCCGTTCAAACCGCCGAGGCTTCCGAAGGCGCAGCTGCATCTCAGACCATGGAAGAAACCTTCCGTGGGACCGGGGCTGAAGACAGCCCTGAAGCGGCGGCTGAGTTCAAGGAAGTAGTGTCCGCGCCCGTTCCTGCGCCCACCGGGCCTGTGTGGCTTACAGGGGTCAACTTCCTGCAAGAGCCCGCCGGCAGATCCTCCATCAAGATCGAGGTCTCCCAGCCTATTCAGTATAAGGTGACCCGTCCGGCGGAAAAGCGCCTGGTGGTGGAGCTTCCCGGCGTTCAGGTTCCCAAGGAGCAGCAGCGTCCCCTCATCACCACGCGTTTTGAAAGCGCTGCGGACCGGATCGTCCCGTACGCCAGAGGCCCCAAAGACACGGCGGTGTCCGTGGAACTGCGTCAGATGGTGGCTTATCACGTGGAACAGACCGACCAGGGCATATTGCTGCATCTGGAAGCCTCGGACATTCCTCCCAGGCCCCTGGCCCAGGCGGCCTTGCCCAGGTGGGAAAGCATTATGCGCCAGGAAGAGCCCTTGCCCGGACCGGGCGAAGCGGCGGCCATGGCCGGCGACGACATGATGGGCGGAGACCTGGCCGATTATGAGGGCTTTGAGGAAGGCGCAGGGCCGAAACAGTCTCTGGACTTTATGGACGCCATCTCCCAGGAACTGCGGACCGGCTCAGCCAAGACCGAAATCGTTTACACCGGCGAAAAAATCGCCTTGGATTTTTACAAGACCGACATCAAGAATGTTTTCAGAATTCTTAAAGAAGTCAGCGGCTTGAACTTTGCCATTGACCGGGACGTGGAAGGGGAGGTCACCCTCACCCTCGAAAAACCCGTGCCCTGGGACCAGGTTCTGCACTTGGTGCTCAAGATGAACCAGTTGGGCATGCAGAAAATCAAGGACGTAATCCGGATTGCGCCTCAATCCGTGCTGGATGAAGAGGCCGCGGCCGAACGCGCCAGGGAGCAGGCCAACATAGACAGGATCAAAACGCTCACGGAAACCAAGAACCAGCAGATGCAAAATGAATTGCAGCAGCAGGCCCTGGAGCCAATGGTGACGGAGTTTATACCAGTCAATTACACGGACGCCAGCGATCTTATCAAGCATGTGGAAGCAGTTAAATCTCCTGACCGCGGTTCAGTAGACGTTGACATTAGAACCAATACCATTATAATGATCGACATTAAGGACAGAATCAAACGAGCCAGAGACATAGTCAGCCGCCTGGACAGAGTTACCGCCCAGGTTCAAATAGAGGCAAGAGTTGTGGAGGCTCAGACTACCTTTTCCAGAAGCATCGGACTTGCATGGAACGGCGAATCCGGCATTCAACCCGGGGATTCCAGGGAAGGGGTCGGCCCCCAGCGCGGGTATGACGTGTTGGGCGGCACTTACGGATACAACTGGTCGGTCAACTATCCTACTGAGACCGATGATTACGGCAACAATACATTTGGCTTTAACTTCAGCCGCTTGCTTGGCCTGACGCCGCTATCGCTGAATGCTACTTTGAACGCGGCGGAGAGCAGGGGCGAAATCAAAATCGTCTCCTCTCCCAAAATCAGGACCTTGGATAACAAGCCGGCCACGATCAAACAGGGCATCGACTATCCCATCAAGCAGTTTGACGGGGACGGCAATACGGTTATCGTGTACAAGGCGGTGGACTTGCAGTTGGAAGTCACGCCCCACGTGACCCAGGACCGCCGGGTTTCCATGAAGATGACCGTGGAAAAGAACGACGTAGGCGCGGTTATTTCGGAGGAACAATCCTTCAACACGAAAGAAGTGGACACCGAATTGCTGGTCAATGACGGCGACACGGTTGTTATCGGCGGCATTATTAAGACGACTTTCAGGGATGATGTGGACGGATGGCCCGGATTGATCGATGTTCCCGTGCTCGGATGGCTTTTCAAGGATTCCACAAAGTCCGAGGAACGGGAAGAATTGTTGGTGTTCATTACTCCTACTATTGTTGAGTTGGAGGAAATCCAATAA